AGCTCGGGGAGCTGTCCAGCCAGCTCTCCGCGGCCCGGATCCTCAAGGCCGATCTCGCCGGCAAGGTGAAGGCCATCAAGGACCTGATCAAGGACGGGCGCGCCTTCGAGATCCCGGATGTCGCCAACAACGAGGTGATCCGGCGCATCGTCGAGAACCGCATCTCGGTGCGCGCCCAGCTCGCCCTGGAATCGCGCACGCTGCTGCCGGCCCATCCGCGCATCAAGGAGCTGAACGCGCAGCTCGAGGACCTCGACGCGCAGATCAAGGCGTCCGCCGAGCGCGTCGTGCGCACGATGGACAACGATGCGAAGATCGCGGGTGCCCGGGTCGAGAGCCTCCAGGCGGCCGTCGACGGTCAGCAGGAGGTTGTCGTGCGCGGCAACTCCAACGAGATCCAGCTCCGCGCCCTCGAGCGCGAGGCCAAGGCGCAGCGTGACCAGCTCGAATCCTATCTGTCGCGCTACCGCGAGGCGGCGGCGCGCGACGGCGAGAGCGCCACGCCGGCCGATGCCCGCATCGTGTCGCGGGCGGTGACCCCGGAGCTGCCGTCCTTCCCGAAGAAGCTGCCGATCATCGGATTCGCCACGCTGCTGACCCTGATGCTCGCGGCTGGCGGCGTCCTCGCCCGCGCCCTGCTGGCTGAATCCGCCCGGAACGCGGCCGAGCGCGACGCCGCTTTCGAAGCGGCGGACGATCATGCACGGCGGCAGCCGGTCGTGGAGCGCCCAGACTTCGCGTTCCCGGAGGCGATGCCGCTGGCGCGATGGTCGGGGAAGGCGGACGGCAGCCAGCCTTCCGCCGCGCATCCGAAAGCGCCCGCTCCGAGCGCGGACGAATTTGACCTGGCGCCGCTGGTCGCCCGGATCACGTCCGGTCCGCGGCGCGAGGAAGCGCGCTCCGGGCGCTTGGTGCTGATCATGGAGACTGAGGAGACGCGCGGCGCGCACGGGCTCTCCGATGCTCTGACTCGGGCCTTCGGCGAGGCCGGCAGCCTCGTCGCGGTCGATCTGAACATGCCGGTCGGCGCGGATCCGAAGCTCGGCTTCACCGATCTCGTCGCCGGCCGGCCGCCTTCCTCGACGTGATCCAGGCGCGCCGCGACAGGGGCCTCCATCGCATCGAGGCCGGACAACGCGCCATGTCGGTGCTCTTCGACGAACCGGACGCCCTGGCGCTGACCTTCGAGGCGATGGCGGAGGCCTATGACTGGGTCGTCTGCCAGCTCCACGCCGCTCCGGGCGCCGTCGGTCTGCTGGAGCTCGTGGCCGGCTACATGGACAATGTGGTCATCGCCTCGAACGCCTCAGCGGAGGATCCGGCCCTGGGCGATCTCTACGCCATCGCCGAGGAGGCCGGCGCCGGGCAGATCCTTGTGGCCCAGGATCGTCCCGCGGTGCCGGACGTGGTCGGCGGGGATCCGCGGGCCGAACTGCGCCTCAACGCCGCCTAGGGGCGGCGGAGCGCACGCGTGCCGCGTGAGCCGCCGTCAGGCATGAGGCACTCGGTGCGGACAATGTCGAAGGCGATGCCCTTCCCTAGACATCCACGATCGCGGTTTTCAGGACCGTCGCAGTGACCGCAGACGCCGGACGACCGCGTACAGCCGCGGGTCGCGCTTGATCCGGCGCTTCGTGCGCGTGAGGCTTCGCCGCGCGGCGGCGTAGGTCTTCCCGACGACGGTGACCGGTATCAACGCCTCCATGAGGCTGATCGTCTCGTCGCAGATGCTGGCCTTATAGCGGGCCTCGCCGACGCCGAGATCGAAGCCCTGCCGGCCGCGCGCGGTCTGATCGCGCACCAGGTGCTGCAGAAGCAGGTCGCCCGGGCTGCATCGGGCAATCTCGGGATCGGCATCGAACGCGGTCATCATGCCGCTGAATCGCCGCTCGTTCACGGCGCCCCCGAAGGTCGCGAGCACCCGGCCGCTCTCGGCCAAGCACAGCGCGTGCATTTCGAGCGCCGGATCCGCACCGGACGCCGCTGCCGCGAGAAAGGCCTGGATCGACGGGTCGGCGTAGGGATCGGCGATGCCCATCCCGGCGAACCGGGCCGACTTCTGGGCGTAGAACGCCGCCAGAAAGCGAGCCGCCTCCTCGGCCGTCTCGGCACGTCGATACACGATCGCGCCCTTGGTCTCGGCGAGGCGTTTCTCCTTCGAACGCAACTTCTTGCGAGCGTCGGCGCTGAACACGCGGCGGACGGTACCGTCGGGATCCGGCCCGAGCATCAGCCCGTAGGCGTCGCTCGCCTCTGGCTCGCCCCACAGCGCCAGCGGGTTGGCGACAGCCTCCCACATGCGCGGCTGATGCCGCAGCGCGTAGACATCGATGCCGGCTTGCCGACCGGCCTCGATCAAGGCTCCGACGATCGCGTCGTGCGGGATCGCGGCCGCGTCGCGGGTCGCGAACAGCGGCATGTGGTAATTTGCGTGCGTGTCGCCGATGGTTTGCGCCACGCAGACGCCGTGCCTGCGCTGCAACGTCAGCGGCAGCAGGATCCGCGCCCGGCCGGCCGCGTCGCGCAGGACCACGACGCGCGCCGTGTCGAGGTGCCCGGTTCCGCGGAGATACGCGCTCGTCCAGTCGAACCGTTGGTAAGGGGTCTGGAGGCTCGCCGGATCCGTTTCGAGGCGGCGCCACAGCGCCTCGGCCGATGCCAGATCGGGGATGATCTCGGCGACCAGCGCGCCACTCGTTCGCGCGTCGATCATGCCCGTTCCCGTCGCGTGGACGCCGACCGCCATGGTGTCGATCCCCTGTCGGACCGCGCGCGATCCACTGTCGAACAGGGACCCTGTCCGGGATGCGCTGAACAGGCCGTGACCTCGAGCCGCCGAAGCCCGCTTCAACAGGTGCAAGCCCCCAATAATCGGCCCTTTGGCTAATAAGTCCTTGCGTCATGGACCGTGGCGCGACGGTGATTTCAGGTTTCTTTACTGCAACGCGGCAAGGCTTCGCGGATCCGGGCCGCTCCGCCCGATCGGTTCAGGACCATGCTGTCGTCGCGTACCAAGCATCGAGTCTTCGCGACCGGGTTCCGTACCATCCAGGCCCTCGGGGCGGATCGGTGGCTGTCCCCTGCAGCCCGCGGTCTCGGCGTGATCCTGACGTTCCATCATGTCAGCCCCAACCCCGCGCCGGCCTTCGCGCCCAATCGGCTGCTCGGCATCACACCCGATTTCCTCGACCTGACCCTGCGCGAGCTCGATGCGCGCGGCTTCGACGTGATCGGCCTCGACGCCGTGCCGGAGCGTCTCGCCGAGCCTGATTACGGGCCGCCCTTCGCCGTGCTGACGTTCGGCGACGGTTATCGCGACAATGTCGTGCACGCACGTCCGGTGCTTGCGCGCCACGGCGCCCCGTGGACCCTGTTCGTGACCAGTGCCTTCGCGGACCAGAGCGGCCGCCTGTGGTGGGTCGAGCTGGAGCGCGCCATCGCGCGCCTCGATCACGTGCGCGTCGGCATCGGATCGCGCGCGCTGGACCTTCCGGCCCGAAGCCCGGAGGAGAAGGCGCTCGCCTTCGACGCGGTCTACCGCGATCTGCGCCGGGGCAGTGAGGCCGACCTCCTCGACCGGATCGCCGACCTCTGCAGCCGAGCCGGATTCCAGGCGGGTGGCGTGGCGTCCGAGCTGTGCCTGTCCTGGGCGGAATTGCGCGATCTGGCGCAAGATCCGGCGGTCACAATCGGGGCGCACACGGTCAGCCATCCGATGCTGGCCAAGCACGGGGCTGACACGGCCGTGCGGGAAATCGCCGACGGCCGCGCCAGGATCGAGATGGAGCTGGGACGGTCCGTGCGGCACCTGTCCTTCCCGGTCGGGGATCCGGGCTCGGCCGGCCCGCGGGAATTCGCACTCGCCCGGGACATGGGCTTCGCGACCGCGGTGACAACCCGTCCGGGCCACCTCTTCGCCGCGCATGCCGATCACCTGCACGCCCTGCCGCGTGTCTCGGTGAACGGGTGTCACCAGACGCGGGCGGCGCTGGCGGGTCTGTTGTCGGGTGTGCCGTTCCTGGCCTGGAATCGCGGCCGGCGCCTGAACGTCGCCTGAGGCGAGCCGCTCTCGTTACCGCCGGCGTCGATGCCGGTAGCCCGTGGAGAACGAGGCGTATTGCCGTCCGCGATGCGACCGGTAGCGCCGTCGGCCGGATGTGGTCGGCTCGGCCGCCTCGTCGATCTGCGGGATCGGCTCCGCCATCGCGGCGGCGGGTGTGGCTGCGGCTGTCACGGCCGGTGCCGCGGCGAAATCCGCCGAGGCGTAGCCGCCCGCCACGTTCTTGGCCGCTGGGCCGAACATCGCGAGGCACTGGTTGAAGGCGAGGTCGTTCTTCAGCCTCTCGCACTCACCGATCGATCGGGGCGTCCCCTGTGCCAGGGCCGGCAAGGGGGCGAGCAGCACGACGAGAGCAGCCAGGGGCTTGAGGCGCATGGACGAGCGGTACACGGAGGGGGAGGTCTCGGAGGCGGACCGGAAGACCTGTGGCGCCCGAGTGCGGCAAAATCGAGTTGTCCGGCTCAGCGATCCGGCCGCTCCATCCATCGGATCAGCGGCATCAGCGGGAAAATCCAGGCAATCCCCAGGATCGAGTACAGCACGGCCTGAACAACCGCCGGCGTCTCGGCGATGCGGCTGTCGGCCAGCGTCATCGCCAGGGGCCCGTAGAGGCAGACGAAGACCAGGATCGCGAGGGTGCCGATCAGGGTACGGGTGCGGCGGCGCATGGCAGGTTCCGGAAGATCGCGACCGGCGCGGCGGCGCTGTGCGGCTCGACGGCTACCGTTCCGCGGTTCGGTTGGCAACGCGCCCGCTGCCGCAGGCTGCGGCGCCGCCGACGTTGCTGGCGCGGCGCGCATCCCCTAACCCGGGCGCTGCGGCCGGGGCGTCCCGGTCTCCGCAGAAGGATTTTGGATGGTCATGAGACTCGCGGGCGATCAGCGATCGGGGGCCGTGCGGACCTGGCTCTACATCGTCGCGGCTCTCGTGATCGCCATGGTGGCGGTGGGCGGGGCCACGCGGCTGACCGGGTCGGGCCTGTCGATTACCGAGTGGCGTCCCGTCACGGGCGCCATCCCGCCGCTCTCGGAGGCGGATTGGGCCGCCGAGTTCGCCAAGTACAAGGACACGCCGCAATACAACATCCTCAACCAGGGGATGGGGCTGTCCGCCTTCAAGGTGCTCTACGGCTGGGAGTGGGGCCATCGCCTGCTCGGCCGGCTCATCGGCCTCGTGTTCTTCCTGCCGCTGATCGTGTTCTGGTGGCAGGGTCGGATCAGCCGTCGCCTCGGCCTCGGCCTTCTCGGCCTCGGCGTGCTCGGCGGATTGCAGGGGGCGATCGGCTGGATCATGGTCGCGTCCGGTCTCCAGCCCGGCATGACCGCGGTGGCGCCGCTCAAGCTTGCTCTGCATCTGACGACCGCGAGCCTGATCCTGGCCGGCCTCGTCTGGCTCGCGGCCGGCGAGCGCGGTGACGTCCTGGCGCCGGCCGCGCCGCGCCTCCGCGCCGCCGCCGCGCTGCTGCCGGTCCTGATCCTGCTGCAGATCTTCCTGGGTGGTCTCGTCGCGGGATCGCATGCGGGCCTCGTCTACAA
This window of the Methylobacterium tardum genome carries:
- a CDS encoding GNAT family N-acetyltransferase → MAVGVHATGTGMIDARTSGALVAEIIPDLASAEALWRRLETDPASLQTPYQRFDWTSAYLRGTGHLDTARVVVLRDAAGRARILLPLTLQRRHGVCVAQTIGDTHANYHMPLFATRDAAAIPHDAIVGALIEAGRQAGIDVYALRHQPRMWEAVANPLALWGEPEASDAYGLMLGPDPDGTVRRVFSADARKKLRSKEKRLAETKGAIVYRRAETAEEAARFLAAFYAQKSARFAGMGIADPYADPSIQAFLAAAASGADPALEMHALCLAESGRVLATFGGAVNERRFSGMMTAFDADPEIARCSPGDLLLQHLVRDQTARGRQGFDLGVGEARYKASICDETISLMEALIPVTVVGKTYAAARRSLTRTKRRIKRDPRLYAVVRRLRSLRRS
- a CDS encoding COX15/CtaA family protein, whose product is MVMRLAGDQRSGAVRTWLYIVAALVIAMVAVGGATRLTGSGLSITEWRPVTGAIPPLSEADWAAEFAKYKDTPQYNILNQGMGLSAFKVLYGWEWGHRLLGRLIGLVFFLPLIVFWWQGRISRRLGLGLLGLGVLGGLQGAIGWIMVASGLQPGMTAVAPLKLALHLTTASLILAGLVWLAAGERGDVLAPAAPRLRAAAALLPVLILLQIFLGGLVAGSHAGLVYNTWPTMDGVLVPPMDTLFAIRPWIENFVDNHALVQFDHRMTAYLVIVVAFLHAIDARLAGPAGVARRSTGVAVLVLAQAGLGIATLLLAVPLWAALAHQVLAMAILTMATVHARLSRGSGRVQPAAAGLPLGFEGLAGRGI
- a CDS encoding polysaccharide deacetylase family protein, which gives rise to MLSSRTKHRVFATGFRTIQALGADRWLSPAARGLGVILTFHHVSPNPAPAFAPNRLLGITPDFLDLTLRELDARGFDVIGLDAVPERLAEPDYGPPFAVLTFGDGYRDNVVHARPVLARHGAPWTLFVTSAFADQSGRLWWVELERAIARLDHVRVGIGSRALDLPARSPEEKALAFDAVYRDLRRGSEADLLDRIADLCSRAGFQAGGVASELCLSWAELRDLAQDPAVTIGAHTVSHPMLAKHGADTAVREIADGRARIEMELGRSVRHLSFPVGDPGSAGPREFALARDMGFATAVTTRPGHLFAAHADHLHALPRVSVNGCHQTRAALAGLLSGVPFLAWNRGRRLNVA
- a CDS encoding DUF2842 domain-containing protein — translated: MRRRTRTLIGTLAILVFVCLYGPLAMTLADSRIAETPAVVQAVLYSILGIAWIFPLMPLIRWMERPDR